The genomic DNA CTTCCGGTCGCGCCCGCTCGACCTGGCGGCCTCGGTGGCGTGCTTCCTCGGCGCGTGGAGCGTCGGGATCGTCGAGGCCTGGCTCATCCTCCGCTTCCTCCGGGCGCCGGTCTCGTGGGGAACGGCGTTCTCGATCGAATCGCTCTCGGTGCTGATCGAGACGGCGTTCTTCTTCGTGCCGGCGAAGGCCGGAACGCAAGAGGGAGGGAAGGTCGCGATCTTCGCGGCGCTCGGCCTTTCCGCCGCCGACGGGTTCGCGCTGGGATTCGTGCGGCGGTTGCGCGAGCTCGTCTGGGCGATGGTGGGATTGGTCACGTTCGCCGTGCTCGAACGGCGTCGCGTTTCCTGAGCGGCGCGGCGATGCATCGAGCCGTCCGTCTCGCTCTGCCGAGCTACGGCGCGATCGGCAGTGAGCTCGCGCAGACCGTACCGGCCGGTCGATGCCGATAGGATCGCGCCGAAGCTTTAGCGAAGGCGGAGGCCGGCGCGGCCCGCCGGGCTCGCGCCTCCCCGCGCCTTACCTCGGGGAGGGAATGAAACCGCTCCGAGGGCACGTCGGTCCGGCATTCGCCGGGCGGGTCAGTGTCGCCGCGCCGCCGGCCGCCCGCGCTCCAGATTCCGCTTGAGCCGCGCGACGATGCGGTAGACCTGCGTGCGCGGCACCTTCGTTCCGGGCCCGTGCTTCTCGACGCGGTCGAGCGTCTCCCAGGCGAGCTCGACGGGGAGCGCCGTGAACCCGACGAGTCCTTCCGGGGCGCCCGCGCGCTGCAGCGCGAGCACGTATTCCGACGCCTCTGCGAGGTCGCGCCGGGCGAGCTCGAACACCTCCGCCCGGGAGACGCTTTCGGGGAGGTAGCTTCGCCCTTCCGACCGGTCCGAACCGGCGTCCTTGACGATGTTGACCAGCTGCAGCGCTTCGCCGAACCGCGCCGCGCGCTCGCGGAGGAATCCCGCGATCGGCGCGAGGCCGTCGCGGCCGAGCAGGAAGAGGTCCGTCAGCATCTCTCCGACGATGCCGGCGACGACGTAGCAGTAGGAGCGAAGGTCGTCGAGGTCGGCGAGGCGGAGCTCGCCGTCCGGCGACATCCGGCCGACGAACCGCGCCATCCCTTCG from Thermoanaerobaculia bacterium includes the following:
- a CDS encoding lysylphosphatidylglycerol synthase domain-containing protein; the protein is FRSRPLDLAASVACFLGAWSVGIVEAWLILRFLRAPVSWGTAFSIESLSVLIETAFFFVPAKAGTQEGGKVAIFAALGLSAADGFALGFVRRLRELVWAMVGLVTFAVLERRRVS
- a CDS encoding squalene/phytoene synthase family protein; this translates as MADLDRLLAKTSRTFALSIPLLPEPTRREVGIAYLLFRIADTFEDATLWEPRRRIEALAELASLLRGTGSAAEEAAARRWTGDPPCAQEGYLELLRESPTVLGDFRSLSAGAVSTIRERVVASAEGMARFVGRMSPDGELRLADLDDLRSYCYVVAGIVGEMLTDLFLLGRDGLAPIAGFLRERAARFGEALQLVNIVKDAGSDRSEGRSYLPESVSRAEVFELARRDLAEASEYVLALQRAGAPEGLVGFTALPVELAWETLDRVEKHGPGTKVPRTQVYRIVARLKRNLERGRPAARRH